The following proteins are co-located in the Hydrogenobacter hydrogenophilus genome:
- the ahcY gene encoding adenosylhomocysteinase — MEYHIKDLSLAQEGRDRIEWAERDMPVLRIIREEFAKERPLKNVRISACLHITTETANLAITLKEGGAEVYLTASNPLSTQDDVAAALVKYYQIPVFAIKGEDTQTYYQHLHEVIRKEPNIVIDDGADLISTLHKDYKELSKKVMGGMEETTTGVIRLKAMAKQGILNFPIIAVNDAYTKHMFDNRYGTGQSTIDAIMRATNRLIAGSNFVVAGYGWCGKGVAQRARGMGATVIITEVDPIKALEARMDGFLVMPMIEAAKIGDFFVTVTGNTSVIREEHMKVMKDGAIISNAGHFNVEIDVQALESMSVSKREIRKFVEEYKLADGRRIYLIAQGRLVNLASAEGHPASVMDMSFANQALSAKYILEHHQELKRDVYRVPEEIDRRIAQLKLESMGVKIDTLTLEQVKYLSSWELGT; from the coding sequence ATGGAATACCATATAAAAGACCTATCGCTTGCACAGGAAGGCAGAGACAGGATAGAGTGGGCAGAGAGGGACATGCCAGTTCTCAGAATCATAAGAGAGGAGTTTGCTAAAGAAAGACCTCTAAAGAACGTAAGAATATCCGCTTGTCTGCACATTACTACGGAGACTGCAAACCTTGCCATAACCCTCAAAGAAGGGGGTGCAGAAGTTTATTTGACCGCTTCTAACCCCCTATCCACTCAGGACGATGTGGCAGCAGCTCTTGTGAAGTATTATCAGATACCAGTATTTGCTATAAAAGGTGAAGATACGCAAACTTACTACCAACACCTTCATGAGGTGATAAGGAAAGAGCCTAACATAGTTATAGATGATGGTGCGGACCTTATATCTACCCTTCACAAAGATTACAAAGAGCTTTCTAAGAAAGTAATGGGAGGTATGGAAGAGACCACTACGGGCGTTATAAGATTAAAAGCCATGGCTAAGCAAGGGATTTTGAACTTTCCTATAATAGCGGTTAATGACGCATACACTAAACATATGTTTGACAACAGATACGGGACTGGGCAATCCACCATAGATGCCATAATGAGGGCTACCAACAGGCTCATAGCGGGTTCTAACTTTGTAGTTGCTGGCTACGGTTGGTGTGGTAAAGGTGTGGCTCAAAGAGCGAGAGGTATGGGTGCAACGGTAATCATCACCGAGGTAGATCCTATAAAGGCTTTAGAGGCAAGGATGGACGGATTTTTGGTAATGCCTATGATAGAAGCGGCAAAAATAGGGGACTTTTTCGTTACGGTAACAGGAAACACATCTGTTATAAGGGAAGAGCACATGAAAGTTATGAAAGATGGAGCGATAATTTCCAATGCAGGACACTTCAATGTGGAGATAGATGTGCAGGCTCTTGAAAGCATGAGTGTGAGCAAAAGAGAGATAAGAAAGTTCGTAGAGGAGTATAAACTTGCAGATGGCAGAAGAATTTACCTAATAGCTCAGGGGAGGCTTGTGAACCTTGCCAGTGCGGAGGGACACCCTGCATCAGTAATGGACATGTCCTTTGCCAATCAGGCACTTTCTGCCAAGTACATCCTTGAACATCATCAGGAACTAAAAAGGGACGTTTACAGAGTGCCAGAAGAAATAGACAGGAGAATAGCACAGCTAAAGCTTGAGAGCATGGGAGTGAAGATAGACACTCTAACGCTAGAGCAAGTAAAGTACCTATCCTCTTGGGAGTTGGGTACATGA
- a CDS encoding M23 family metallopeptidase: MKYKKYKLERREKRKVKGKLLKFLFFSGIAGITVYMFFSLITGKPQVENLRDITFIPAQKDAILRLKGDVKRATIKILQGEREFILYDAPPQGKAIPLHLAPRQMGLTDGKAKLLITLRYGLLGRKTYQMDTWIDTLPPKLEVVGYTRYVPQGGTGAVKARVKDGYSAYLQVGEERYPMYPVGKEEYFTLYPVKVDQDPSTTIKVVAYDLAGNSTTALLKIQIKKVQFKTDRIKLSEEFIKKVIIPLLGRDMPPIDAFKEVNENWRKKDVENLKRIGSNSTAKKLWEGNFLQLPGSKVISTFGDIRYYYYQDREISMSRHMGYDFASVENAPVPASNSGIVVFTGNMGIYGNMVVIDHGFGLMSLYGHLSEIKVKKRQFVKKGDIIANTDSTGLALGDHLHFGIMVHGIEVNPKEWLDAKWLKTNIDSVLEAN, encoded by the coding sequence ATGAAGTACAAAAAGTACAAGTTAGAAAGAAGAGAAAAAAGGAAAGTAAAAGGAAAGTTGTTGAAATTTCTGTTTTTTTCAGGCATTGCGGGAATTACTGTATACATGTTCTTTTCCCTTATTACGGGAAAACCCCAAGTGGAAAACCTAAGGGACATCACCTTCATACCCGCTCAAAAGGATGCGATCCTAAGGCTAAAAGGTGATGTAAAGCGAGCAACTATAAAAATACTTCAGGGAGAAAGGGAATTTATCCTGTATGACGCACCACCTCAAGGAAAGGCTATTCCTCTACATTTAGCTCCAAGGCAGATGGGACTAACGGACGGAAAAGCCAAACTGCTCATAACGCTCAGATACGGACTTTTGGGCAGGAAAACTTACCAAATGGACACTTGGATTGATACTCTGCCCCCTAAGCTTGAAGTTGTGGGTTATACTCGGTATGTACCACAGGGTGGCACAGGTGCGGTAAAGGCAAGGGTAAAAGATGGTTATAGCGCTTACTTGCAAGTAGGAGAGGAAAGGTATCCCATGTATCCCGTAGGTAAGGAAGAATACTTTACTCTGTATCCTGTAAAGGTTGACCAAGACCCCTCCACCACTATAAAAGTTGTTGCTTATGACCTTGCTGGTAACAGCACAACGGCTCTCTTGAAAATCCAAATAAAGAAGGTACAGTTTAAAACAGACAGGATAAAGCTAAGCGAAGAGTTTATAAAGAAGGTTATCATACCGCTTCTTGGTAGGGACATGCCACCTATCGATGCTTTCAAAGAAGTTAACGAAAACTGGAGAAAGAAGGATGTGGAGAATCTCAAAAGGATAGGATCAAACAGCACTGCTAAAAAGCTTTGGGAGGGCAATTTCTTACAGCTTCCGGGTAGCAAAGTGATTTCCACCTTTGGAGACATAAGGTATTACTATTACCAAGACAGAGAGATAAGCATGAGCAGACACATGGGTTATGACTTTGCTTCCGTTGAAAACGCACCAGTGCCAGCCAGCAACAGTGGTATAGTGGTCTTTACTGGTAATATGGGTATATACGGGAATATGGTTGTTATAGATCACGGCTTTGGTCTTATGAGTCTGTACGGTCATCTCTCAGAGATAAAGGTAAAAAAAAGGCAGTTTGTGAAAAAGGGAGATATCATAGCAAACACAGATAGCACAGGCTTGGCTCTTGGGGACCACTTACACTTTGGCATAATGGTTCATGGGATAGAAGTAAACCCAAAAGAATGGCTTGATGCCAAGTGGCTAAAAACTAACATAGATAGCGTGCTCGAAGCGAATTAA
- a CDS encoding hydrolase gives MSLEKFFLSAQNSVLVIVDIQEKLARVMEKRQSVIKNVQNLIEMCKLFEIPIIITEQYPKGLGQTVEEIRNVLPEYKPIEKLSFNCCEERLFLETVKGYNRKSVILTGMETHICVLQTALGLLREGYHVHVVSDGVCSRSWENHQTGIEFMRSAGAVITCTETVLFQHLKVAGTQEFKVLSKLIK, from the coding sequence ATGAGCTTAGAAAAGTTCTTCCTTTCAGCACAGAATAGTGTTCTTGTGATAGTAGATATTCAGGAAAAGCTTGCCAGAGTTATGGAAAAAAGGCAGAGTGTTATAAAAAATGTGCAAAATCTAATAGAAATGTGTAAGCTCTTTGAAATTCCCATAATAATCACAGAGCAGTACCCTAAGGGCTTGGGACAGACCGTTGAGGAGATAAGAAATGTCTTACCAGAATACAAACCCATAGAAAAACTCAGTTTTAACTGCTGTGAAGAAAGGCTCTTTCTTGAAACTGTAAAAGGTTATAACAGGAAAAGCGTTATCTTGACTGGTATGGAAACACACATATGCGTACTGCAGACCGCTCTGGGACTTTTAAGAGAAGGATACCATGTGCATGTGGTTTCTGATGGGGTATGCTCGCGCTCTTGGGAAAACCACCAGACGGGTATTGAATTCATGAGGTCCGCAGGAGCTGTAATAACATGTACAGAAACAGTACTCTTCCAACACCTCAAAGTGGCAGGCACTCAAGAGTTCAAAGTCCTATCTAAACTTATAAAGTGA
- a CDS encoding 50S ribosomal protein L11 methyltransferase produces the protein MKYTRYVYSLQEESFYQLLTEYTKGVEILDRKDDKVIFAVYEKLEHLEPLQVQEIRMKHPKSYLKTIRVKDFLIVPCGVKTIFINPGMAFGTGLHASTQICLLLIDEFFKKGWTAIDVGCGSGILSIALEKLGAKEVLAIDIDQIAVRECKKNAKANNTHIKCIKARPQDIRERFDFLCANLEMDIFRKEMEHIKRLFKKRAVFSGIYGKDELDEFLQMLKGFRIVKIKKVKGWFGLVVEI, from the coding sequence GTGAAGTACACAAGGTATGTGTATTCCTTACAGGAAGAGAGCTTTTATCAACTACTTACAGAGTACACAAAAGGTGTTGAGATTTTAGACAGAAAAGATGACAAGGTAATCTTTGCGGTATATGAAAAGTTGGAACATTTAGAACCTCTGCAGGTTCAAGAGATCCGTATGAAACACCCAAAAAGCTATCTAAAAACTATAAGGGTAAAGGACTTTCTCATTGTGCCGTGCGGAGTTAAGACCATTTTCATAAACCCGGGCATGGCTTTTGGCACGGGTCTGCACGCATCTACACAGATATGTCTTTTGTTGATAGATGAGTTTTTTAAAAAAGGCTGGACTGCTATAGATGTAGGTTGCGGTAGCGGAATTTTGTCTATAGCTCTAGAAAAGCTCGGTGCAAAGGAAGTTTTAGCTATTGACATAGACCAGATTGCAGTGAGGGAATGCAAGAAGAACGCAAAAGCAAACAACACACACATAAAATGCATAAAAGCAAGACCACAGGACATAAGAGAAAGATTCGACTTCCTTTGTGCTAACTTGGAAATGGACATCTTCAGAAAAGAAATGGAACACATAAAGAGGCTCTTTAAAAAGCGAGCGGTATTCTCTGGTATATACGGAAAGGACGAGCTTGATGAATTTTTACAGATGCTAAAAGGCTTCCGTATAGTTAAAATAAAGAAAGTTAAGGGCTGGTTTGGTCTGGTAGTGGAAATATGA
- a CDS encoding aspartate-semialdehyde dehydrogenase produces MGYRVAVVGATGEVGRAFLRVLEERDFPVDHLELFASEKSEGTLLTFKGEKIKVQALNKRTDFKGIDIALFSAGSSVSKEYAPKFASDGAVVIDNSSAWRLEPNVPLVVPEVNPEDVKDHKGIIANPNCSTIQMVVALKPIYDVAGIEAIVVSTYQSVSGAGAKAIRELQEQVKAWCEDKDAPHPKALPKKIAFNVIPQIDVFTENGYTKEEMKMLNETRKIMHDPDIKVSATTVRVPVFYGHSEAVSIKLKRELNVQEAKSILSKAKGVILYEDYPTPLDVAGRDEVFVGRVRKDLVFEPGLSMWITADNIRKGAATNAVQIAELLTQFAMV; encoded by the coding sequence ATGGGATATAGGGTTGCTGTAGTTGGAGCTACAGGCGAAGTAGGAAGAGCCTTCTTGAGAGTTTTAGAAGAAAGGGATTTTCCCGTAGACCATCTTGAGCTTTTTGCCTCAGAGAAATCTGAGGGTACTCTTTTAACTTTCAAAGGTGAGAAAATAAAAGTTCAAGCTCTTAACAAAAGGACAGATTTTAAAGGTATTGATATAGCACTTTTCTCTGCGGGAAGTTCCGTAAGCAAGGAGTATGCACCAAAATTTGCATCAGATGGAGCGGTGGTTATAGATAATTCTTCTGCATGGAGGCTTGAACCTAATGTACCTCTTGTCGTACCAGAAGTAAACCCCGAAGATGTTAAGGACCACAAAGGCATAATAGCCAATCCTAACTGCTCTACTATACAGATGGTTGTAGCCTTAAAGCCCATATACGATGTTGCAGGCATAGAAGCTATAGTGGTTTCTACATATCAGTCTGTATCAGGTGCTGGTGCAAAAGCAATAAGGGAGCTACAAGAACAAGTAAAAGCTTGGTGTGAGGATAAAGATGCACCCCATCCAAAAGCTTTGCCCAAAAAGATAGCTTTCAACGTAATACCTCAGATAGATGTTTTTACAGAGAATGGTTATACAAAAGAGGAAATGAAGATGTTAAACGAAACGCGGAAGATCATGCACGATCCAGATATAAAGGTTTCTGCTACAACGGTGAGAGTTCCCGTGTTTTACGGACATTCGGAAGCGGTAAGTATAAAGCTAAAAAGAGAGCTAAATGTTCAAGAGGCAAAGTCCATACTTTCAAAGGCAAAGGGAGTTATCCTATACGAAGACTATCCTACACCCTTGGATGTTGCAGGAAGGGATGAAGTTTTTGTAGGTAGGGTAAGAAAGGACTTAGTTTTTGAGCCGGGCCTCTCCATGTGGATAACTGCGGATAACATACGGAAGGGTGCTGCTACCAATGCGGTACAGATAGCAGAACTTCTCACCCAATTTGCCATGGTGTGA
- a CDS encoding GTP-binding protein: MRELRILYHGLGMAGKTTNLEKLKEIYKDRVYDRIHQQTAEGRTVYLDLLMLKFHTCVQGVDVIVSLFTTPGQKRFKVLRPWLFGHTSSVVFVFDSSRDIQENMESFYEIKDIISINRIVVQANKRDVPNAVPLEIIKETFNSMPVIPAVAKDGIGVLETLKEAIKTALKNEEGAVRSS, encoded by the coding sequence ATGAGGGAACTGCGCATACTTTACCATGGTCTTGGTATGGCTGGTAAAACCACAAACTTGGAAAAGCTTAAAGAAATTTACAAAGATAGAGTTTACGATAGAATCCATCAGCAAACTGCGGAAGGAAGGACTGTTTATCTTGACTTGCTTATGCTAAAGTTTCATACCTGTGTTCAAGGCGTAGATGTTATTGTTTCTTTATTCACCACACCCGGACAAAAGAGGTTTAAGGTACTCAGACCTTGGCTTTTTGGACATACATCTTCCGTTGTGTTTGTCTTTGACTCCTCAAGGGACATTCAGGAAAACATGGAAAGTTTTTATGAGATAAAGGATATTATAAGCATAAACAGGATAGTAGTGCAAGCAAACAAGAGAGATGTACCAAACGCAGTTCCGTTAGAAATCATAAAAGAAACTTTTAACAGTATGCCTGTAATTCCCGCAGTTGCAAAAGATGGCATTGGCGTTTTGGAGACCCTAAAAGAAGCTATAAAGACTGCTCTAAAAAATGAGGAAGGAGCTGTTAGGTCTTCTTAA
- a CDS encoding uracil-DNA glycosylase has protein sequence MDRKLFATVKSLEEIGITELYLIESRSEKIGKKLLLEELFKKLSTEGKCVLYEGSSGYVFGDGNPDSPVVFVGEAPGEEEDRQKKPFVGRAGRYLNEKLQEVGLSREEVYITNVVKSRPPGNRKPTKDEMIGCIPYLRKEIEIIKPKLIVCLGSTALEGLLGKNLPITRYRGQVFDYPYDRNIKVFLTYHPAYVLRNPQADKEFTQDIKKVVELLKEL, from the coding sequence ATGGATAGAAAACTTTTTGCAACGGTAAAATCCTTAGAAGAAATAGGTATAACGGAGCTTTACCTTATTGAAAGTAGAAGCGAAAAAATAGGTAAAAAGCTGTTGCTGGAAGAACTGTTTAAAAAACTGAGTACTGAGGGTAAGTGTGTGCTCTATGAAGGTAGCAGTGGCTATGTCTTTGGTGATGGAAATCCTGATTCACCGGTGGTTTTTGTGGGAGAGGCACCAGGCGAGGAAGAAGACAGACAAAAAAAACCCTTTGTAGGAAGAGCGGGTAGGTACTTAAACGAAAAGCTCCAAGAAGTTGGACTAAGTCGTGAAGAGGTTTATATCACCAATGTAGTAAAATCAAGACCTCCGGGAAACAGAAAACCTACTAAAGATGAAATGATAGGCTGTATACCTTATCTGAGAAAAGAGATAGAGATAATAAAGCCAAAACTGATAGTATGCTTGGGCTCTACCGCTCTTGAAGGGCTTTTGGGCAAGAACCTACCCATAACGCGCTACAGGGGACAGGTTTTTGACTACCCTTATGACAGGAACATAAAGGTTTTTCTAACCTACCATCCTGCTTATGTGCTGAGAAACCCCCAAGCGGACAAAGAGTTCACCCAAGATATAAAAAAGGTAGTGGAGCTTTTAAAAGAGTTATAA